The Pseudanabaena sp. FACHB-2040 genome includes a window with the following:
- a CDS encoding DUF305 domain-containing protein — protein sequence MVSRSLNALGLVLGAVAIATLSSACGEPSRTDTAIGQMDHGGHMDHGGQMDHGSMDHSSMDLGPADADYDLRFIDAMIPHHEGAVEMARAVLENSQRPELRELATEIIDAQAQEISQMQQWRQAWYPQVANTPMAWHASAKHMMPMSPEQVSAMRMNMDLGEADTEFDLRFINAMIPHHEGAVVMAQDALQKSERPEIQALAQEIIASQQAEIEQMQQWQQAWYGQ from the coding sequence ATGGTGTCTCGTTCTCTCAATGCTTTAGGTTTGGTGCTGGGTGCGGTTGCGATCGCAACGCTGTCTTCCGCCTGTGGCGAACCCTCCCGCACGGATACTGCTATAGGTCAGATGGATCACGGAGGCCACATGGATCATGGAGGCCAGATGGATCACGGCTCGATGGATCACAGCTCGATGGATCTGGGGCCAGCCGATGCCGACTATGATTTGCGCTTCATTGATGCCATGATTCCGCACCATGAAGGCGCGGTAGAAATGGCTAGGGCCGTCCTAGAAAACTCTCAACGCCCTGAACTGAGAGAATTGGCCACTGAGATTATTGATGCCCAAGCTCAAGAAATCAGTCAAATGCAGCAGTGGCGACAGGCCTGGTATCCTCAGGTAGCCAACACGCCGATGGCCTGGCACGCTTCAGCAAAGCACATGATGCCGATGTCGCCGGAGCAGGTCAGCGCCATGCGCATGAACATGGACCTGGGAGAGGCCGATACAGAGTTTGATTTGCGCTTCATTAATGCCATGATTCCGCACCATGAGGGCGCTGTGGTCATGGCGCAAGACGCCCTACAAAAGTCTGAGCGTCCAGAAATCCAGGCCCTAGCACAGGAGATCATTGCTTCGCAGCAGGCCGAGATTGAGCAGATGCAGCAGTGGCAGCAAGCCTGGTACGGCCAGTAG
- a CDS encoding heme-copper oxidase subunit III, which translates to MTAERAIAQDLEAEVRQEQEHDEAGNSKFGLIAFLLSESVIFISFFVGYVVYKTTITDWYPSGVTGLETREPAINTVILVSSSFVIYVAERYLHDKKLWGFRLFLLTTIAMGAYFLYGQAVEWSGLPFGFTDGVFGGTFYLLTGFHGLHVLTGLILQGIMLSRSFVPGNYDNGYFGVEATSLFWHFVDVIWIVLYVLIYVWQ; encoded by the coding sequence ATGACTGCAGAAAGAGCGATCGCACAAGACCTCGAAGCTGAGGTGAGACAGGAACAGGAACATGATGAGGCAGGCAACAGCAAGTTTGGTCTGATTGCCTTCCTGCTATCAGAAAGCGTCATTTTTATCAGCTTCTTTGTGGGCTACGTTGTCTACAAAACGACGATAACTGACTGGTACCCGTCAGGCGTTACTGGGTTAGAAACCCGTGAGCCTGCCATTAATACGGTCATCTTAGTCTCTAGCAGTTTTGTCATTTATGTAGCCGAGCGATACCTGCATGACAAGAAGCTGTGGGGGTTTCGCCTGTTTCTGCTAACGACAATAGCGATGGGCGCTTACTTCCTCTACGGGCAGGCCGTGGAGTGGAGCGGTTTACCCTTTGGTTTTACGGATGGCGTTTTTGGCGGTACCTTCTACCTGCTGACCGGATTTCACGGGCTGCACGTGCTTACGGGTTTGATTTTGCAGGGGATAATGCTGTCCCGCTCATTCGTTCCTGGCAACTACGACAACGGCTATTTCGGCGTAGAAGCAACTTCTCTGTTCTGGCACTTTGTTGATGTGATTTGGATTGTTCTGTACGTCCTAATTTACGTTTGGCAGTAG
- a CDS encoding DUF2231 domain-containing protein: MFEYLPPLNEHNLPYPDTIHPIVVHFVIAMVLFAFVCDIVGYFTRNSKLLEVSWWNLVFATVSIFIAVIFGQIEAGLSEPYNAAISTLNLHTLLGWSLSGILAAVTGWRYVIRSRGSQTLPVPYLALSLLLAILVLFQTYLGDVLVWVYGLHTAPVVEATRGGKLS; this comes from the coding sequence GTGTTTGAGTACCTGCCACCGTTAAACGAGCACAATCTTCCCTACCCCGACACAATTCACCCTATCGTGGTCCACTTTGTGATTGCGATGGTGCTGTTTGCTTTTGTCTGCGATATCGTCGGCTACTTTACCCGAAATTCAAAGCTGCTTGAGGTGAGCTGGTGGAACTTAGTTTTTGCCACTGTTTCAATCTTCATCGCCGTTATCTTTGGGCAAATTGAGGCAGGGCTCTCTGAACCTTACAATGCTGCCATCTCCACGCTAAATCTGCACACATTATTGGGGTGGTCCCTGTCAGGAATTTTGGCAGCTGTCACCGGATGGCGCTATGTGATTCGGTCACGGGGGAGTCAGACTCTGCCGGTTCCTTACCTTGCTCTGAGTTTGCTGCTGGCTATCTTGGTTCTTTTTCAGACCTATTTGGGTGATGTGCTGGTGTGGGTTTATGGACTGCATACAGCGCCTGTAGTGGAGGCAACCCGAGGAGGCAAGCTGTCATGA
- the ctaD gene encoding cytochrome c oxidase subunit I produces MTNAPVEAIEVARAQPYPGAPDNWKRFFTFSTDHKVIGIQYIVTSFFFFLVGGLFSMVMRGELITPEADLIDRTVYNALFTMHGSVMLFLWTFPVLVGIGNYLVPLMIGARDMAFPRLNAVSFWLIPVVGVLMIGSFLAPGGPSQSGWWAYPPVSLQNPSGSLINGQVLWLLAVAISGVSSIMGGVNFVTTIFRMRAPGMGWFRMPAFVWSVLAAQLIQLYGLPSLTAGAVMLLLDITAGTSFFAPERGGNPVLYQHFFWFYSHPAVYVMVLPVFGIFSEVIPVHARKPLFGYRVIAVSSILITFISATVWVHHMFASATPSWMRILFMVTSMLVGVPTGIKIFGWVATLWGGKIRLTTPMLFAIAGFVNFVFAGITGIMLASVPIDIHVNNTYFVVGHFHYVIYGTIVYGIYAGLYHWFPKMTGRMYYEGLGKVHFALTLLGTNLTFWPMHPLGLMGMPRRVASYDPEFAFWNVIASLGGFLLGISVLPFILNMVSSWVQGEKAGDNPWRAIGLEWLTSSPPPVENFEEIPTVISGPYGYGKDEPLVATKGSVALGEA; encoded by the coding sequence ATGACCAACGCCCCCGTCGAAGCGATTGAAGTCGCCCGCGCCCAACCCTATCCAGGTGCGCCGGACAACTGGAAGCGATTTTTTACTTTCAGCACTGACCACAAAGTTATCGGCATTCAGTACATCGTTACGTCGTTCTTCTTTTTTCTGGTCGGCGGCCTGTTTTCGATGGTAATGCGGGGAGAGCTGATCACCCCCGAAGCCGATCTAATCGATCGCACTGTCTACAACGCACTGTTCACGATGCATGGCTCGGTCATGCTGTTTCTCTGGACGTTTCCGGTGCTGGTGGGCATCGGAAACTACCTGGTGCCGCTGATGATTGGGGCCAGGGATATGGCCTTCCCCAGACTCAATGCGGTGTCTTTCTGGCTGATTCCGGTAGTCGGGGTCTTGATGATTGGCAGCTTTCTAGCACCCGGCGGGCCGTCGCAGTCGGGCTGGTGGGCCTACCCGCCAGTTAGTCTGCAAAATCCTTCTGGCAGTTTGATCAATGGGCAGGTGCTGTGGCTCCTAGCGGTGGCGATTTCGGGCGTGTCCTCAATTATGGGTGGTGTGAACTTTGTCACGACTATCTTTCGGATGCGGGCACCGGGCATGGGCTGGTTTAGAATGCCTGCTTTTGTCTGGTCGGTGCTGGCAGCGCAGCTGATTCAGCTCTATGGGTTGCCATCTCTAACCGCTGGCGCAGTGATGCTGCTGCTGGATATCACGGCGGGTACTAGCTTTTTCGCGCCGGAGCGGGGCGGCAACCCGGTGCTGTACCAGCATTTTTTCTGGTTCTATTCTCATCCGGCGGTCTACGTTATGGTGCTGCCCGTCTTCGGCATTTTTTCAGAGGTGATTCCGGTTCATGCCCGTAAGCCACTGTTTGGTTACCGGGTGATTGCGGTTTCATCCATTCTGATTACTTTCATCAGCGCTACGGTGTGGGTTCACCATATGTTTGCCAGCGCTACCCCAAGCTGGATGCGGATTCTGTTTATGGTCACCTCTATGCTGGTTGGGGTGCCCACGGGCATCAAAATCTTTGGCTGGGTGGCAACCCTTTGGGGCGGCAAAATCCGGCTAACAACGCCGATGCTGTTTGCGATCGCAGGTTTCGTTAATTTCGTCTTCGCCGGGATTACGGGCATCATGCTGGCCTCGGTGCCGATCGATATTCACGTCAACAACACCTACTTTGTAGTGGGCCATTTCCACTACGTCATCTACGGCACGATTGTGTACGGCATCTACGCTGGTCTGTACCACTGGTTCCCCAAGATGACCGGGCGGATGTATTACGAAGGCTTGGGTAAAGTGCACTTTGCTCTAACGCTGCTGGGCACCAACCTGACCTTTTGGCCCATGCACCCCTTAGGGTTAATGGGTATGCCGCGCCGGGTCGCCTCTTACGACCCTGAGTTTGCCTTTTGGAACGTGATTGCCAGTCTGGGCGGGTTTCTCCTGGGTATCTCGGTGCTGCCCTTTATCCTCAACATGGTGAGTTCCTGGGTTCAGGGTGAAAAAGCAGGGGACAACCCTTGGCGAGCTATTGGGCTAGAGTGGCTGACCTCCTCACCGCCCCCGGTTGAGAACTTTGAGGAGATTCCGACGGTCATCTCAGGGCCATATGGGTATGGCAAAGATGAGCCGCTGGTGGCGACGAAGGGTTCGGTAGCGCTGGGCGAGGCATAG
- a CDS encoding GMC family oxidoreductase, which yields MIVDDQHYDVIIIGTGAGGGTLARKLAPTGKKILILERGEFLAKESSELEDIEVFKKEQYHAPEQWYDRNGEPFSPQTSYSVGGNTKVYSGALLRMRDRDFEEVQHQNGISPAWPLRYQDFEPYYSEAEQLYQVHGKAGDDPTEPPHSQDFPFPEVAHEPHVQQVCDLLSKQGLNPAYLPLGLGDQGRTDSEDSGTTPAVNHANVTLKTGAKVVSLHTNPSGSEVKAVQAEIGDQAYLFLGHIVVLACGAINSAALLLRSQNEKHPKGLANGSDLVGRNLMKQQITVMVQISASTLPGSYQRTAYINDFYWGDENFDYPMGHIQNGGGILQDVIFAESPPVFSGLAKVLPGFGLRQLATRSISWWLQTEDLPDPNNRVRLAGEKLHLDYEPNNFEAHDRLVYRWIDVLKAVESAASSAFNRSTHPRSTMPIQVVAHQCGTCRFGEDAATSVLDINCRTHEIDNLYLVDSSFFPSSSSISPGLTVIANALRVGDHLIQRLQG from the coding sequence ATGATTGTTGATGACCAGCACTACGATGTCATTATTATCGGGACGGGTGCAGGCGGTGGAACGTTAGCCCGAAAGTTGGCCCCTACCGGTAAGAAGATCTTGATTTTGGAACGGGGCGAATTTCTAGCTAAAGAAAGTTCGGAACTCGAAGATATAGAAGTCTTTAAAAAAGAGCAATATCACGCGCCCGAGCAGTGGTACGACCGCAACGGCGAACCCTTTTCTCCTCAAACTAGCTACTCGGTTGGGGGCAACACCAAAGTCTACAGCGGTGCCCTCCTACGAATGCGCGATCGCGACTTTGAAGAGGTCCAGCACCAGAACGGCATTTCTCCGGCCTGGCCTTTGAGGTATCAGGATTTTGAGCCTTACTATAGCGAGGCGGAGCAGCTTTACCAAGTCCACGGCAAAGCGGGCGACGACCCCACCGAACCACCTCATAGTCAAGACTTTCCCTTTCCAGAGGTGGCCCACGAACCTCATGTTCAGCAGGTCTGCGACCTTCTCTCCAAGCAGGGTCTAAATCCGGCTTATTTGCCTTTGGGGCTAGGCGATCAAGGCAGAACCGATTCAGAGGATTCGGGCACCACCCCAGCCGTAAATCATGCCAATGTTACGCTCAAAACGGGGGCTAAGGTAGTTTCCCTACACACCAATCCTTCTGGATCAGAAGTTAAGGCGGTGCAGGCTGAAATTGGCGATCAGGCTTACCTGTTTTTGGGGCACATTGTTGTTTTGGCCTGCGGGGCGATTAATTCGGCGGCGCTGCTGTTGCGATCGCAAAACGAAAAGCACCCCAAGGGTCTGGCGAACGGGTCTGACCTGGTAGGCCGCAACCTAATGAAGCAGCAGATCACGGTGATGGTACAGATCAGTGCTTCGACCCTACCGGGCTCTTATCAAAGAACGGCGTACATTAACGACTTTTACTGGGGCGATGAAAACTTCGACTACCCAATGGGCCACATTCAGAACGGGGGCGGCATTCTGCAGGACGTGATTTTTGCTGAGTCTCCCCCAGTTTTCTCTGGTCTAGCCAAGGTGCTGCCTGGCTTTGGGCTGCGGCAGCTAGCAACTCGCTCTATCTCCTGGTGGCTGCAGACCGAGGACCTGCCCGATCCCAACAATCGAGTCAGATTGGCAGGTGAAAAGCTGCACCTAGACTACGAGCCCAACAACTTCGAAGCCCATGACCGGTTGGTGTACCGCTGGATCGATGTGCTGAAGGCTGTAGAATCAGCGGCCTCCTCTGCTTTTAACCGCAGCACCCACCCTCGCAGCACCATGCCTATCCAGGTAGTGGCCCACCAGTGCGGCACCTGTCGCTTTGGCGAAGATGCGGCCACTTCAGTACTGGATATCAACTGCCGCACCCACGAGATTGACAATCTATATCTGGTAGACAGCAGCTTTTTCCCTTCCAGCTCAAGCATCAGCCCCGGTCTGACAGTGATTGCCAATGCTCTGCGTGTCGGTGACCACCTGATCCAGCGCTTGCAGGGTTAG
- a CDS encoding cytochrome c oxidase subunit II, translating into MKFRAIATLTIYAGLTIAISIWMAKESYSWFPPEATAEAKLIDDLFSLFTGLGTAILLGVLGPVVYSLIFHRVSKYDPSDGPHIEGNVTLEVIWTIVPVVLVLGLSFASFSAYEKMNLRGSLDLVHLHLPQMMDSAYAAPFDETPQEEIKDSLQQAAPKEIEVTARQWAWVFRYPDQDVTSTELHLPVNSRVRLALRSEDVIHGFYVPAFRIKQDIVPNHRMELEFTPTRVGQYRLRDSLFSGTYFAANQADVVVQSPEDYQQWLADAASQPLTAAYNPAATEYARATEQTAVLRGWASVVPAPPPVVNYSSQTVPKSPPA; encoded by the coding sequence ATGAAATTTCGTGCGATCGCAACTCTGACTATCTATGCCGGGCTTACCATCGCTATCAGTATTTGGATGGCTAAAGAGTCCTATTCCTGGTTTCCCCCCGAGGCGACAGCAGAGGCAAAGCTGATTGACGATCTGTTTAGCCTTTTCACTGGGCTGGGCACAGCGATTCTGCTAGGCGTGCTGGGCCCAGTCGTCTACTCGCTCATCTTCCACCGGGTCAGTAAATATGATCCTAGCGATGGCCCACATATCGAAGGCAACGTGACTTTGGAAGTGATTTGGACGATAGTCCCAGTGGTGCTGGTTTTGGGACTCTCCTTTGCCAGCTTTAGCGCCTACGAAAAAATGAACCTGCGCGGCTCTCTAGACCTAGTGCATCTGCACCTGCCCCAGATGATGGACTCAGCCTACGCCGCCCCCTTCGACGAAACCCCTCAAGAGGAAATCAAAGATTCGCTGCAGCAGGCTGCCCCCAAAGAAATCGAGGTTACTGCTAGACAGTGGGCCTGGGTATTTCGCTATCCCGATCAAGACGTTACCAGCACAGAGCTACACCTGCCTGTCAATAGTCGAGTCCGCCTCGCCCTTCGCTCCGAGGACGTGATCCACGGCTTTTACGTGCCCGCCTTTCGAATCAAGCAAGATATCGTTCCCAACCATCGCATGGAGCTGGAGTTTACCCCTACCCGAGTGGGCCAGTACCGCTTGCGCGATTCCCTCTTTAGCGGCACCTACTTTGCTGCCAACCAAGCCGATGTGGTGGTGCAGTCCCCCGAAGACTACCAGCAGTGGCTAGCCGATGCGGCGTCCCAGCCATTAACTGCGGCTTACAACCCAGCTGCCACTGAATATGCCAGAGCCACTGAACAAACGGCAGTTCTGCGGGGCTGGGCATCGGTGGTTCCTGCGCCCCCTCCAGTCGTAAATTATTCGTCACAGACTGTGCCTAAGAGTCCGCCAGCTTAA
- a CDS encoding DUF2231 domain-containing protein — MRSDLVNQLGDQLGSNNLPYVVPIHPNLVHLTLGLFIVAVSFDIVGVFFPVEKAVFKYLAIPVTRSGLFDVGWYNLVAAAVITFFTVASGFYEILLSNPFQNVKSQWGLLAMPTMVWHGLGGVLLLFLIVGMTVWRGFQRFAWRKDMARQVQWTYLGAGLAIFALMFLQGTLGAHLGGEFGIHVTADQLIKVGEDPNLLPRSLLP; from the coding sequence ATGAGATCAGATTTAGTAAACCAGTTAGGCGACCAGCTAGGGTCTAACAATCTGCCCTATGTCGTGCCCATTCACCCCAACCTGGTGCATTTGACGCTGGGGCTTTTTATCGTGGCAGTTTCCTTTGATATCGTTGGGGTTTTCTTCCCGGTTGAAAAAGCGGTTTTTAAGTATCTGGCCATTCCAGTGACCCGTTCAGGCCTGTTTGATGTGGGCTGGTACAACCTGGTAGCGGCCGCTGTGATCACGTTCTTTACCGTTGCCTCTGGATTTTACGAAATCCTGCTGTCAAACCCTTTTCAAAACGTGAAGAGTCAATGGGGCCTGCTGGCGATGCCGACGATGGTCTGGCATGGTCTAGGGGGCGTTCTCCTACTATTTCTCATTGTGGGTATGACCGTCTGGCGAGGTTTCCAGCGGTTTGCCTGGCGCAAGGATATGGCCAGACAGGTGCAGTGGACTTACCTGGGCGCAGGTCTGGCAATTTTTGCCCTAATGTTCCTCCAGGGTACGTTGGGGGCTCACCTAGGCGGTGAGTTTGGCATTCACGTTACGGCCGATCAGCTCATCAAAGTAGGCGAAGACCCTAATTTGCTGCCCCGAAGCCTGCTTCCCTAA
- a CDS encoding FAD-binding oxidoreductase yields MQTFDWIVVGNGLAGAALSYELTKQGFSVLLLDQALEPSSATRFSYGGIPHWSGTTELTRQLCQEGIVRYGSLSEELEANIELRELDLLLTILAGDDGEGTDPAKILAAYTQFETPPRYITPEEACQIEPQLDPTAIAGALTVRHGHVNPQALVAAYNRAFARLGGTLIIAPVTGLVRIKDRVTGVTTAEQAYAAQQVAIAAGGESRALLQAAGLSVPLYYTQAELIETPPVPFRIQALVMPAETKRFQMEAEASAPETDSLWDEPGHEIAPAILDSGVIQFQDGSLRIGQISRALTAPEPAVDALESERVMRATITQKIPVLKDVPGTWQRCRVPFCRDGLPLVGPVSKMTGLHLFSGFSSPFALLPPIAVRFAQWVSGQPDSLIEQMQPDRFQ; encoded by the coding sequence ATGCAAACCTTTGACTGGATCGTGGTCGGCAATGGTCTAGCTGGAGCAGCGTTGAGCTATGAATTGACGAAACAGGGGTTCTCGGTGCTGCTGCTGGATCAGGCCCTAGAGCCTAGCAGCGCCACTCGCTTCAGCTACGGGGGCATCCCCCACTGGTCGGGCACCACTGAGCTGACCCGGCAACTCTGCCAGGAAGGAATAGTGCGCTATGGCAGCCTGTCGGAGGAGCTAGAGGCCAATATTGAGCTGAGAGAACTGGATTTGCTGCTAACAATTTTGGCAGGGGACGATGGGGAGGGAACAGATCCTGCCAAGATCCTGGCAGCTTACACGCAATTTGAGACGCCACCCCGCTACATCACTCCCGAGGAAGCCTGCCAGATTGAACCTCAGCTTGATCCGACTGCTATAGCTGGCGCTTTGACCGTGCGCCATGGCCATGTCAATCCCCAGGCTCTAGTTGCTGCTTATAACCGGGCTTTTGCTCGGTTAGGGGGGACGTTGATCATTGCGCCCGTGACAGGTCTGGTGCGGATCAAAGATCGGGTGACTGGGGTGACGACCGCAGAGCAAGCCTATGCCGCCCAACAGGTTGCCATTGCTGCAGGGGGGGAGAGCCGAGCCCTGCTGCAAGCAGCGGGTCTTTCAGTGCCGCTCTACTACACTCAGGCCGAACTGATTGAAACACCGCCTGTTCCTTTTCGCATTCAGGCCCTCGTCATGCCTGCCGAGACCAAGCGCTTTCAGATGGAAGCTGAGGCCAGCGCTCCCGAAACCGATTCTCTCTGGGATGAGCCGGGTCATGAAATTGCCCCTGCCATTCTTGATAGTGGCGTGATTCAGTTTCAAGATGGCTCTCTGCGAATTGGTCAGATTAGCCGTGCCCTGACAGCCCCTGAGCCGGCGGTGGATGCCCTGGAGAGCGAACGGGTAATGCGCGCCACTATTACCCAGAAAATTCCTGTGCTCAAAGATGTCCCTGGTACCTGGCAGCGCTGCCGAGTGCCCTTCTGCCGGGATGGCCTGCCGCTGGTTGGCCCTGTTTCTAAAATGACCGGGCTGCATTTGTTTTCAGGCTTTAGCAGTCCCTTTGCTCTACTGCCGCCGATCGCTGTCCGGTTTGCCCAGTGGGTATCGGGACAGCCTGATTCGCTGATTGAGCAGATGCAGCCGGACAGGTTTCAGTAG
- a CDS encoding HAS-barrel domain-containing protein translates to MRLPLPQFSAHAKQPNHIAEVVETATTEFLAQCLEPDTLSFPVMPPFGSWVKSWDDESGNQIYGVVYHATTSPIDSVHRARALGMSLDDLREQQPQIFAMLKTEFRVAIVGFQPPKRGAVAYQHLPPRPPQVHQAVYRCDSDEVMAFTEQLDFLRTLMDMPGAPVDGLIAAVIRHCYQLRKLDRDWLVQAGRTLSVLLKDDYDRLRVILGQIHP, encoded by the coding sequence ATGCGTCTGCCTTTGCCCCAGTTCTCGGCTCACGCTAAGCAGCCCAATCATATCGCTGAGGTTGTCGAGACGGCTACCACTGAATTTTTGGCCCAATGCCTGGAGCCAGACACCCTCAGTTTTCCGGTCATGCCGCCGTTTGGTAGCTGGGTTAAGTCTTGGGACGATGAGTCGGGCAATCAGATTTATGGGGTGGTGTATCACGCTACAACCAGCCCCATCGACTCGGTGCACCGGGCTAGGGCCTTGGGGATGTCTCTCGATGACCTGCGAGAGCAGCAGCCGCAGATTTTTGCCATGCTTAAGACTGAGTTTCGGGTGGCGATTGTCGGCTTTCAACCGCCTAAACGGGGCGCGGTGGCTTATCAACATCTGCCGCCTCGCCCGCCTCAGGTACATCAGGCTGTGTACCGCTGTGACTCAGATGAGGTAATGGCTTTTACTGAGCAGCTTGATTTTCTTCGCACTTTGATGGATATGCCGGGGGCTCCGGTAGATGGGCTAATAGCAGCCGTGATCCGCCACTGTTATCAGCTCCGCAAACTCGATCGGGATTGGTTAGTGCAGGCCGGACGCACCCTGAGCGTGCTGCTTAAAGACGACTATGACCGCCTGCGCGTGATCTTAGGTCAGATTCATCCTTAA